A part of Sus scrofa isolate TJ Tabasco breed Duroc chromosome 15, Sscrofa11.1, whole genome shotgun sequence genomic DNA contains:
- the B3GALT1 gene encoding beta-1,3-galactosyltransferase 1 → MASKVSCLYVLTVVCWASALWYLSVTRPTSSYTGSKPFSHLTVARKNFTFGNIRTRPINPHSFEFLINEPNKCEKNIPFLVILISTTHKEFDARQAIRETWGDENNFKGIKIATLFLLGKNADPVLNQMVEQESQIFHDIIVEDFIDSYHNLTLKTLMGMRWVATFCSKAKYVMKTDSDIFVNMDNLIYKLLKPSTKPRRRYFTGYVINGGPIRDVRSKWYMPRDLYPDSNYPPFCSGTGYIFSADVAELIYKTSLHTRLLHLEDVYVGLCLRKLGIHPFQNSGFNHWKMAYSLCRYRRVITVHQISPEEMHRIWNDMSSKKHLRC, encoded by the coding sequence ATGGCTTCAAAGGTGTCCTGCTTATATGTTTTGACAGTTGTGTGCTGGGCCAGCGCTCTCTGGTACTTGAGTGTAACTCGCCCTACTTCTTCCTACACTGGCTCCAAGCCGTTCAGCCATCTAACGGTTGCTAGGAAAAATTTCACCTTTGGCAACATAAGAACTCGACCCATAAACCCCCATTCTTTTGAGTTTCTTATCAATGAGCCCAACAAATGTGAGAAAAACATTCCTTTCCTCGTCATCCTCATCAGCACCACCCATAAAGAATTTGATGCCCGCCAGGCAATCCGGGAGACCTGGGGGGATGAGAACAACTTTAAGGGGATCAAGATCGCCACCCTCTTCCTCCTGGGCAAGAACGCGGATCCTGTGCTCAACCAGATGGTGGAGCAAGAGAGCCAAATCTTTCACGACATTATTGTGGAGGACTTCATTGATTCCTACCATAACCTGACCCTCAAAACATTAATGGGCATGAGATGGGTGGCCACTTTCTGTTCGAAAGCCAAGTACGTCATGAAGACTGATAGTGACATTTTTGTCAACATGGACAACCTTATTTATAAGCTGCTAAAGCCCTCCACCAAGCCAAGAAGAAGGTATTTCACCGGCTATGTCATCAACGGAGGGCCCATCCGGGACGTCCGCAGTAAGTGGTACATGCCCAGGGATTTGTACCCCGACAGTAACTACCCACCCTTCTGTTCGGGGACCGGCTATATCTTTTCAGCTGATGTGGCTGAACTCATTTACAAGACCTCCCTCCACACAAGGCTGCTTCACCTTGAAGACGTCTATGTGGGATTGTGTCTTCGAAAGCTGGGCATACATCCTTTCCAGAACAGTGGCTTCAATCACTGGAAAATGGCCTACAGTTTGTGTAGGTATCGCCGAGTTATCA